A window of Candidatus Vicinibacter proximus contains these coding sequences:
- the rpsI gene encoding 30S ribosomal protein S9, translating to MEIINAVGRRKAAVARAYLSKIEGTDPSVTINGRSLDQYFPIKDIAQKVLDPMQSVEGGAGYTVKITVDGGGLKGQAEAIRMAISRALCKVDADFRQPLKEKKFLTRDSREVERKKFGKRKARRSSQFSKR from the coding sequence ATGGAAATTATCAACGCAGTAGGAAGACGTAAGGCAGCCGTTGCAAGGGCTTACCTTTCTAAAATTGAAGGTACAGACCCTTCTGTTACCATTAATGGACGAAGTCTTGACCAATACTTTCCCATCAAAGACATTGCCCAAAAAGTATTGGATCCAATGCAAAGTGTAGAAGGTGGTGCCGGATATACTGTTAAAATTACAGTGGACGGAGGTGGTTTAAAAGGACAGGCCGAGGCTATTCGGATGGCAATATCGAGAGCACTTTGTAAAGTGGATGCCGATTTCAGACAACCACTGAAAGAGAAAAAATTTCTAACCAGAGACTCAAGAGAAGTTGAACGTAAGAAATTTGGAAAAAGGAAAGCAAGACGATCTTCACAGTTTAGCAAGCGTTAA
- the rpsB gene encoding 30S ribosomal protein S2: MEKPTYQQMLDAGVHFGHLKKKWNPKMRPYIFKEHKGVHLIDLNRTTDCMEKAAQALKQIAKSGKKIMFVATKKQAREIVTNAAKSVNMPYVTDRWLGGMMTNFTTIRRSVKKMNNIERMLTDATVTNITKKERLTLSRERNKMDRVLGGISNLNRLPSAILVIDIHHEHLAIQEAEKLGVRTFAMVDTNSDPNQVDFPIPSNDDSSKSIALITNYLAEAIKEGLAERGTEGNAEN; this comes from the coding sequence ATGGAAAAACCTACATATCAACAAATGTTAGATGCCGGAGTACATTTTGGGCATCTTAAGAAGAAATGGAATCCCAAAATGAGGCCTTATATTTTTAAGGAACATAAAGGTGTTCATTTAATTGACCTAAATCGAACTACAGATTGCATGGAAAAAGCTGCTCAAGCTTTGAAGCAGATCGCCAAATCGGGTAAGAAGATTATGTTTGTGGCAACTAAAAAGCAAGCAAGAGAGATTGTAACCAATGCTGCCAAGAGTGTAAACATGCCTTACGTAACAGATAGATGGTTGGGTGGAATGATGACCAACTTTACTACTATTCGCCGTTCTGTAAAAAAGATGAATAATATAGAGCGCATGTTAACGGATGCTACTGTTACCAACATTACTAAAAAGGAAAGATTGACCCTAAGTCGTGAAAGAAACAAAATGGACCGGGTTCTAGGTGGTATTTCTAACTTGAACAGACTGCCATCTGCAATATTGGTTATTGACATTCATCACGAACATTTGGCTATACAGGAAGCAGAAAAACTTGGTGTTAGAACATTTGCCATGGTGGATACCAATTCTGATCCAAATCAAGTGGATTTTCCAATTCCATCCAATGATGACAGTTCAAAATCAATTGCATTGATTACCAATTATTTAGCAGAAGCTATTAAAGAGGGTTTGGCAGAGCGTGGCACCGAAGGAAATGCAGAAAATTAA
- a CDS encoding tetratricopeptide repeat protein, translating into MKSKICLFFATILLFSQCKNDPKSGDGNVVDPGKDPKAGVAFAVNLLGNKLQEWRDADSLKQYREAYIEQSRTVYLSKLDDPKGYIQYGRAFVANGQVENAIELYSKGIEKFPEVADLYLYRGEAMLLGRQLTGAIDNFWKAGQKMEKISNPKGLTGMWGTDSIADMTLQFKNYLLMGLAFQCNNDFSSADKMFEVCGDFSTNTDLWVRSYYWQYQCYTRSGRSEDVKNILNAISKDMHILASSKAYHDAMLFYKGEISEKELVDLTNLPNNIIDAEDWAIKAYALGYKYHLDNKKEKAAEIFRTIMSSGYWTLLPCLAAEAELSHMQGIEYKEPEQIELKTQQKKKPVRF; encoded by the coding sequence ATGAAATCAAAAATTTGTCTTTTTTTCGCTACAATACTTTTATTTTCTCAATGTAAAAATGATCCCAAATCAGGGGATGGGAATGTTGTAGATCCAGGTAAAGATCCAAAAGCGGGTGTGGCATTTGCGGTCAATTTATTAGGTAATAAGCTTCAGGAGTGGAGGGATGCCGATTCCTTAAAGCAATACCGTGAAGCATATATTGAACAATCAAGGACTGTTTATCTGAGCAAACTAGATGACCCTAAAGGTTATATACAATATGGTCGGGCATTTGTGGCTAACGGGCAAGTGGAAAATGCAATTGAACTATATTCTAAGGGGATTGAAAAGTTTCCTGAAGTGGCAGATCTTTATTTATACAGAGGCGAGGCAATGCTTTTGGGCAGGCAGCTTACCGGGGCCATCGATAATTTTTGGAAAGCCGGCCAAAAAATGGAAAAAATTAGTAATCCTAAGGGTCTAACCGGTATGTGGGGTACAGATTCCATAGCTGACATGACCTTACAATTCAAAAACTATTTGTTGATGGGTTTAGCTTTTCAATGTAACAATGACTTTTCAAGTGCCGATAAAATGTTTGAAGTTTGTGGTGATTTTTCCACAAATACAGATTTATGGGTAAGAAGTTATTATTGGCAATATCAGTGCTATACCAGATCGGGAAGATCGGAAGACGTTAAGAATATTTTGAATGCCATCTCCAAGGACATGCATATTCTTGCTTCCTCTAAGGCTTATCATGATGCCATGCTTTTTTATAAAGGAGAGATTTCAGAAAAGGAATTGGTAGATTTGACCAATCTTCCAAATAACATTATAGATGCTGAAGACTGGGCTATCAAGGCCTATGCATTAGGGTATAAATACCATCTTGATAATAAAAAAGAAAAAGCTGCAGAAATATTCCGAACCATTATGTCATCCGGATACTGGACTTTGCTGCCTTGTTTGGCTGCAGAGGCAGAATTGAGTCATATGCAAGGAATAGAATATAAGGAACCAGAACAAATTGAACTAAAGACCCAACAAAAGAAAAAACCTGTAAGGTTTTAG
- a CDS encoding elongation factor Ts translates to MSFTLSATDVKNLRDATGAGMMDCKGALTEAEGDFEKAIEILRKKGQKLSVKRADRDAKEGVVIAAVNPEKTRGIIVKLSSETDFVSKNEDFINNTKKIAEIALKNYPSSLEELLKLPFEGTTTIGEKTTDLVAAIGEKIELTHYEKLEAPQVEFYIHMGNKAGVLIGLNKVGSQFADAGKDAAMQVAAMKPVALDKGDVDSTIIAKEIEIGKEQARAEGKPEAMLEKIAMGKLEKFYKENTLLNQQFVKDGSHTISSYLKSIDKDLSIIGFKHVMLG, encoded by the coding sequence ATGAGTTTTACTTTATCCGCAACAGATGTAAAAAATCTCCGGGACGCAACCGGAGCAGGAATGATGGATTGCAAGGGGGCATTAACAGAAGCAGAGGGAGATTTTGAAAAAGCTATCGAAATATTGCGTAAGAAAGGTCAAAAACTTTCTGTTAAGAGAGCGGACCGTGATGCTAAAGAAGGAGTGGTTATAGCCGCTGTTAATCCTGAAAAAACCAGAGGAATTATTGTAAAGTTAAGTTCTGAAACAGATTTTGTTTCCAAAAATGAAGACTTTATAAATAACACAAAAAAGATTGCTGAAATAGCGCTAAAAAATTATCCAAGTTCGTTGGAAGAGCTTCTTAAACTTCCTTTTGAAGGAACTACTACAATAGGGGAAAAGACTACTGACTTAGTTGCAGCAATTGGTGAAAAGATCGAACTTACTCATTATGAGAAACTAGAAGCTCCTCAGGTAGAGTTTTACATTCATATGGGGAATAAAGCAGGTGTATTAATTGGTCTAAACAAAGTTGGCAGTCAGTTTGCTGATGCCGGTAAAGATGCTGCAATGCAGGTTGCTGCAATGAAGCCGGTGGCCTTAGATAAGGGTGATGTAGATTCTACAATCATTGCAAAGGAAATTGAAATTGGAAAAGAACAAGCCAGAGCAGAAGGAAAGCCTGAGGCTATGTTGGAGAAGATTGCAATGGGTAAATTGGAGAAATTCTACAAAGAAAACACTTTACTGAATCAGCAATTTGTAAAGGACGGCAGTCACACGATATCAAGTTATCTCAAGTCCATAGATAAAGACCTTAGTATTATTGGTTTCAAACACGTGATGCTAGGTTAA
- a CDS encoding TonB-dependent receptor, whose amino-acid sequence MNQKLLKLVSVFCGLLISQLTFGQNEIQDSVTEKLLNEITIKGYRQQTEIRQLEAIHQTYIIAGKKNEVILVKDLPANLAEKTGRQIFAKIPGAFIYDMDGSGNQVNISTRGLDPHRSWEYNIRQNGVMINSDLYGYPASHYSMPMEAIEKIELVHGTSALQYGAQFGGLINYVTKKADTIKPISFESISSIGSYGLFSTYASIGGTIGKFSYFGYYQKRVSEGYRKNSNSEADAQFLNLSYQFSDKLKLSFEVGRSSYVYKIPGPLTDSMFLADPRQSTRSRNYFNPDITVPSLTLNWQINANTTLNWVVSGLFGNRNSVQFEGFADRVDLIDPVTQQYKTRVVDIDVFNSRTSELRLLHQYKTGKIRHALAAGLRYFNNDLNRRQQGKGTANSDFDLNVSGPFGRDLRFKSQSIALSLENMIYINDRWSISPGMRYEYGQTDMTGTLSYYDPKETPNQIDHQIPAFGISSQFYLKENIKIYGGISQAYRPVLLKDIIPGSVLERADKDLEDAFGYNAEIGANCSISKFLKFDITLFRMRYDHRMGNLVLKDSTGSYTFKTNIGNSVTNGLEIYTEINLVNKIKWRVGLFTSTSLMKATFEDAKLSVGTANVDISGNEVESVPRWISRNGLQVAYKTISANLQYSYVSDSYSDPLNTIQPTANGARGVVPSYGIWDLNLACKFAKRFILRAGVNNFLNTSYFTKRPVIYPGGGVWSSDGRSFVCSIGFRI is encoded by the coding sequence ATGAACCAGAAGTTGTTAAAATTAGTCAGTGTATTTTGTGGATTATTAATCTCACAACTTACATTTGGTCAAAATGAAATACAAGATAGTGTCACAGAAAAGTTGCTTAACGAAATTACGATAAAAGGATACCGTCAACAAACAGAAATCAGGCAACTTGAAGCCATCCATCAAACTTACATCATTGCCGGTAAAAAAAATGAAGTAATACTTGTAAAAGATTTACCTGCAAATCTTGCTGAAAAAACAGGACGTCAAATTTTTGCAAAAATTCCTGGTGCATTTATTTATGATATGGATGGTTCCGGTAACCAGGTGAATATATCAACCAGGGGATTGGATCCACATAGAAGTTGGGAGTACAATATCAGACAAAATGGTGTCATGATTAATTCAGATTTGTATGGATATCCTGCCAGTCATTACAGTATGCCAATGGAGGCCATTGAAAAAATTGAATTGGTGCATGGAACTTCAGCATTGCAATATGGTGCGCAGTTTGGAGGCTTGATCAACTATGTGACCAAAAAAGCAGATACCATCAAACCGATTAGTTTTGAATCTATCAGTTCAATCGGATCCTATGGATTATTTAGTACCTACGCATCTATCGGGGGCACTATTGGTAAATTCAGCTATTTTGGATATTATCAAAAACGGGTTTCAGAGGGATATCGAAAAAATTCAAATTCTGAAGCAGATGCTCAATTTTTAAATCTCAGTTACCAATTCTCTGACAAACTTAAATTATCCTTTGAGGTAGGCAGAAGCAGTTATGTGTACAAGATTCCGGGTCCGCTTACTGACAGTATGTTTTTAGCCGATCCAAGGCAATCCACTCGTTCAAGAAATTATTTTAATCCTGACATCACAGTTCCTTCCCTGACTCTAAATTGGCAGATTAATGCAAACACCACCTTAAACTGGGTTGTATCCGGATTATTTGGTAACAGGAATTCTGTTCAATTTGAAGGGTTTGCAGATAGAGTAGATTTAATAGATCCGGTAACTCAGCAATACAAAACAAGAGTAGTAGATATTGATGTTTTCAATTCACGAACTTCCGAATTGCGATTGTTACACCAATATAAAACTGGAAAAATACGCCATGCTCTTGCAGCTGGTTTGAGATATTTTAACAATGATTTAAACAGAAGGCAACAAGGTAAAGGCACAGCGAATTCAGATTTTGATTTGAATGTATCCGGACCATTTGGCAGGGACTTGCGTTTTAAGAGCCAAAGTATTGCCTTGTCATTGGAAAATATGATTTATATAAATGATCGATGGAGTATTTCTCCTGGAATGCGCTATGAATACGGTCAAACAGATATGACAGGTACTTTAAGTTACTATGACCCAAAGGAAACTCCCAACCAAATTGACCACCAAATTCCTGCTTTCGGCATCAGTAGCCAATTCTACCTCAAAGAAAATATTAAGATCTATGGAGGAATTTCACAAGCCTACAGACCAGTACTTTTAAAGGATATCATTCCGGGTTCCGTTTTGGAAAGAGCCGATAAAGATTTAGAAGATGCTTTTGGCTATAATGCAGAAATAGGTGCTAATTGTTCTATCAGCAAATTTTTAAAATTTGACATTACCTTATTCAGAATGAGATACGACCATCGAATGGGTAATCTCGTTTTAAAAGACAGTACCGGAAGTTACACATTTAAGACGAATATTGGAAACAGTGTTACTAATGGATTGGAAATATATACTGAAATCAATTTGGTTAATAAGATAAAATGGAGAGTTGGTTTATTTACTTCCACCAGTTTAATGAAAGCCACTTTTGAAGATGCGAAGCTTTCCGTTGGTACAGCTAATGTGGATATAAGTGGAAATGAGGTAGAAAGTGTACCACGTTGGATAAGTAGGAATGGACTGCAGGTAGCTTATAAGACCATAAGTGCCAATCTCCAATACAGTTATGTGTCTGACAGCTATTCCGACCCATTAAATACCATTCAGCCAACAGCTAACGGAGCTAGAGGAGTCGTCCCATCCTATGGTATCTGGGATCTGAACCTTGCGTGCAAATTTGCCAAACGATTTATTTTAAGGGCTGGAGTAAACAATTTCTTAAACACTTCCTATTTCACCAAAAGGCCTGTAATTTATCCTGGTGGAGGAGTTTGGAGTTCAGATGGACGAAGTTTTGTTTGTTCTATAGGGTTTCGCATCTAA
- a CDS encoding DUF1761 domain-containing protein produces the protein MSHINWLAVIVSSLLAFVIGYFWYGPFMFGPKWQKENKLTDDQLRNGNMAQLYGTAFFLILFFCIILNLNLITTDKSGMADGIKHGFLISVGFICTSLGVTYIFSKRSIQLFLIDAGYFISISVVMGAILASWT, from the coding sequence ATGTCTCACATAAATTGGCTAGCAGTAATCGTTTCAAGTTTACTTGCATTTGTGATTGGTTATTTTTGGTATGGTCCATTTATGTTTGGCCCAAAATGGCAAAAAGAAAATAAGCTGACGGATGATCAGTTACGAAATGGCAATATGGCTCAACTTTACGGAACAGCCTTTTTCCTGATTTTATTTTTCTGCATCATATTAAATCTTAATCTCATCACCACCGATAAAAGTGGAATGGCGGATGGTATAAAACATGGTTTTTTAATTTCCGTTGGATTCATTTGTACCTCTTTGGGGGTAACATATATCTTCTCTAAAAGATCGATTCAATTATTTCTCATTGATGCCGGATATTTCATTAGTATTTCAGTGGTTATGGGTGCAATTCTCGCATCCTGGACATAA
- a CDS encoding phosphatase PAP2 family protein, translating into MKKYIKSIVAFTAICFLGLSCQEDIETGYSFETYNFSGLDAQGGTWKTILIGDVNQYDVKTPEATNSANYLKELADLKLASAKPSTEQLTAIKYWGNNGLIRWNEIARDLVAKYNLPPAPNPDGSYGVPNSASPSTYPYFPFSHPPYACRMLAYLSGAQYDALIAAWNLKYKYNRLPAYLNDSSIVTNLPKNNLPGYPSEGAVIATVSQTILIAMFPLAKDYIALKAAEHKNVLGWAGINVKSEITAGDSLAKVVAAVYTKRASTDGMKNAQTPRPISDSIKLAAKGRFGWAWDNLEDPVRPVGITPLFGSVKPWFIPSVEAVRPLPPPAIGSTEFNVAAEELKTIAKNLTFEQRQIANFWSDGIGTYSPPGHWNRIACEHIVSSKYNPLRTARILAYLNMAIMDGGVSCWDTKYYYHYPRPSQVIPGFKTILGIPNFPSYSSGHSVFSGAGAEVLSHFFPNSRSEFEEIAKEASLSRVYGGIHFRFDSEIGVAQGKNIGSYSVNVAKADGVE; encoded by the coding sequence ATGAAAAAATATATTAAATCTATAGTAGCATTCACTGCAATTTGCTTCTTAGGGCTTTCTTGTCAAGAGGATATAGAAACCGGCTATTCGTTTGAAACTTATAATTTTTCCGGTCTGGATGCCCAGGGGGGAACATGGAAGACTATCCTGATTGGTGATGTAAATCAATATGATGTTAAAACACCGGAGGCTACTAATTCTGCAAACTATCTTAAAGAATTGGCGGATTTAAAATTAGCTTCTGCTAAACCAAGTACGGAACAACTGACGGCAATAAAATACTGGGGAAATAACGGGCTCATCCGATGGAATGAAATCGCTCGGGATCTTGTGGCCAAATATAATTTACCTCCTGCACCCAATCCGGATGGAAGTTATGGAGTTCCTAATTCAGCATCTCCATCCACTTATCCCTATTTCCCTTTTTCACATCCACCATATGCCTGCAGGATGCTTGCCTATTTGAGCGGTGCCCAATATGATGCTTTAATTGCTGCCTGGAATCTTAAATACAAGTACAATAGGTTGCCGGCATATTTGAATGATTCAAGTATTGTAACCAATTTACCAAAAAATAATTTACCTGGTTACCCTTCAGAAGGTGCAGTTATTGCCACAGTTTCTCAAACGATCCTAATTGCCATGTTTCCATTAGCCAAAGACTATATTGCCTTAAAGGCAGCAGAACACAAGAACGTGTTGGGATGGGCAGGAATCAATGTAAAAAGTGAAATTACTGCAGGAGATTCTCTGGCTAAAGTAGTTGCTGCGGTATATACTAAAAGAGCATCAACTGATGGCATGAAAAATGCGCAAACTCCCAGACCTATATCAGATTCCATAAAATTAGCAGCCAAAGGTAGATTTGGATGGGCGTGGGATAATTTGGAGGATCCAGTGAGACCTGTGGGCATAACTCCATTATTTGGATCCGTTAAACCATGGTTCATACCGAGCGTCGAAGCGGTTCGACCATTACCTCCCCCTGCAATAGGCAGCACAGAGTTTAATGTTGCAGCTGAAGAATTGAAAACCATTGCAAAAAACCTGACCTTTGAACAAAGACAAATTGCAAATTTCTGGTCGGATGGCATTGGCACTTATTCTCCTCCCGGTCATTGGAACAGAATTGCTTGTGAACATATCGTGTCGTCCAAATATAACCCATTGAGAACTGCCAGAATACTTGCCTATTTGAACATGGCCATAATGGATGGTGGAGTGAGCTGCTGGGATACAAAATATTATTATCATTATCCAAGACCTTCACAAGTTATACCAGGCTTTAAAACCATTTTAGGAATACCAAATTTTCCATCCTACAGTTCGGGACATTCAGTATTTTCAGGAGCGGGTGCAGAGGTGTTATCCCATTTCTTTCCAAACAGCAGAAGTGAATTTGAAGAAATAGCAAAGGAAGCATCCTTATCCAGAGTATATGGTGGAATTCATTTCAGGTTTGATTCTGAAATTGGCGTTGCTCAAGGTAAAAACATTGGGAGTTATTCTGTAAATGTAGCCAAGGCAGATGGAGTTGAGTAA
- a CDS encoding SPFH domain-containing protein: MKEKIFTPISGWPVLLLVLLLPVSGYFYQNPFWWVAGGILWFLLISGFIIINPNFSKVLTLFGKYVGSLKDAGFYWANPFYTKKGISLRANNFDSERLKVNDKRGNPIQISVILVWRVRETFKAAFEVEDLYNFVKVQTDSAVRKLAGHYAYDHVENHEEITLRSSSIEVNDSLERELQERLEIAGIEVMEARIGYLAYAPEIAAAMLKRQQAEAIVAARFKIVEGAVGMVENALHQLQERKIAEFSEQEKSRLVGNLMVVLCSDKETSPVIEMNG, from the coding sequence ATGAAAGAAAAAATTTTTACCCCGATTTCAGGATGGCCGGTTTTATTACTCGTTCTCCTCTTACCAGTTAGCGGTTATTTTTATCAAAATCCATTTTGGTGGGTTGCAGGAGGAATTTTGTGGTTTCTCTTAATTTCCGGTTTTATCATCATTAACCCTAATTTTTCAAAAGTTCTAACACTTTTTGGAAAGTATGTGGGTTCTCTTAAGGATGCAGGTTTTTACTGGGCAAACCCATTTTATACCAAGAAAGGAATCTCGCTCAGAGCGAATAATTTTGACAGTGAAAGATTGAAGGTGAATGACAAACGTGGTAATCCGATCCAGATCAGTGTGATATTGGTATGGCGTGTAAGAGAAACTTTCAAAGCTGCCTTTGAGGTTGAGGACTTGTACAACTTTGTTAAAGTCCAGACTGATTCGGCGGTACGTAAGCTTGCCGGTCATTATGCATATGATCATGTGGAAAATCATGAAGAAATCACGCTTCGATCCAGCAGCATTGAAGTCAATGACTCTCTTGAAAGGGAGCTGCAGGAAAGACTTGAAATTGCCGGGATCGAAGTCATGGAAGCAAGAATCGGATATCTTGCATACGCACCTGAAATCGCTGCAGCCATGCTTAAAAGGCAGCAAGCTGAGGCGATAGTGGCGGCCAGATTCAAGATAGTCGAAGGTGCGGTTGGAATGGTTGAAAATGCTTTACACCAGCTTCAAGAGCGAAAAATTGCAGAGTTTAGTGAGCAGGAAAAATCAAGATTGGTAGGAAATCTTATGGTCGTATTATGTTCTGACAAAGAGACCAGCCCTGTGATAGAAATGAATGGATAA
- a CDS encoding transporter translates to MKRSLLFLLTITFIVQSKAQTPTDNLMMPKGQICVAAIYSHDSWDEYWEGTLKRNNGNIGTLNRQSLMPMFSLGLTDKINFMAALPWVKTKPTAGQFSGDQGIQDLGLWLKAELIREKLGPGSVLLHSTLGLTTPVSDYNPDYLPFSIGLGATEASLRGMLQYELDFGLFVRGMYGYHRRSEITLDRDYYYTDKGYYSNKVDMPNATTFNVLLGMWLFDKGLRLEANYDGMTSLSGHDIRRQDMPFPSNKMNNRRVGFGFQYYPTFVKGLSIIGSGNYVLEGRNVGQSTIYSGGLAYQFGLWNKTTTNSN, encoded by the coding sequence ATGAAACGAAGTCTACTTTTTTTACTTACCATTACATTTATTGTGCAGTCAAAAGCACAAACGCCGACTGACAATCTGATGATGCCCAAGGGTCAGATATGTGTAGCTGCAATTTATTCACATGACAGTTGGGATGAATATTGGGAAGGGACTCTGAAGAGAAACAATGGTAATATTGGCACCTTGAATCGTCAAAGCCTAATGCCAATGTTTTCACTCGGCCTGACCGATAAGATTAATTTTATGGCAGCTCTTCCCTGGGTAAAGACAAAGCCAACTGCAGGCCAATTTAGTGGTGATCAAGGAATCCAAGATCTTGGTTTGTGGTTAAAGGCTGAACTTATTAGAGAAAAACTTGGACCAGGTTCCGTGCTTTTACATTCCACATTAGGCCTTACAACTCCTGTTAGTGATTACAATCCGGACTATTTACCATTCAGCATTGGGTTGGGTGCAACAGAAGCCTCTTTACGAGGAATGTTGCAGTATGAATTGGATTTTGGACTATTTGTCCGAGGAATGTACGGTTATCATAGAAGGAGTGAAATAACTTTGGACAGGGATTATTATTATACGGACAAAGGATATTATTCCAATAAAGTGGACATGCCAAATGCCACCACATTTAATGTTTTGCTTGGCATGTGGTTGTTTGATAAAGGTTTGAGGCTGGAGGCAAACTATGATGGAATGACCAGTTTATCCGGTCATGACATAAGACGCCAAGACATGCCATTCCCATCAAATAAGATGAATAATCGCAGAGTTGGATTTGGATTTCAGTATTATCCAACATTTGTAAAAGGCCTAAGTATTATTGGTTCAGGAAATTATGTCCTTGAAGGGCGCAATGTGGGACAATCCACGATTTACAGCGGAGGTTTAGCCTATCAATTTGGCCTCTGGAACAAAACAACAACTAACTCAAATTAA
- the rplM gene encoding 50S ribosomal protein L13, which produces MNTLSYRTSHARPEDVKHRWFVVDAENLVVGRMSSRIAHILKGKHRVDYTPHIDCGDYVIVINAEKVRFTGNKMNDKTYLTYSGYPGGQKSATPRELLNRIPTRVVETAVRKMLPKNKLGDAMYKKLFVYAGPEHYHQAQQPEVITF; this is translated from the coding sequence GTGAATACTTTAAGTTACAGGACAAGTCACGCCAGACCGGAGGATGTAAAACATCGCTGGTTTGTGGTTGATGCCGAAAACCTGGTTGTCGGACGTATGTCGTCTCGTATAGCCCATATATTAAAAGGCAAACACCGTGTAGATTACACTCCCCATATTGATTGTGGAGATTATGTAATCGTGATCAATGCGGAGAAAGTAAGATTTACCGGGAATAAAATGAATGACAAGACTTACCTAACCTACAGTGGTTATCCAGGTGGTCAAAAGTCTGCTACTCCCAGAGAGTTACTCAACCGAATCCCAACCAGAGTTGTGGAGACCGCAGTAAGAAAGATGTTACCTAAAAATAAGTTAGGTGACGCTATGTATAAAAAATTATTTGTTTACGCAGGACCAGAGCATTATCACCAAGCTCAGCAACCTGAAGTCATTACATTTTAA
- a CDS encoding UMP kinase encodes MIKFKRILLKLSGESLMGEQQFGIEPAMLRYYAEQIKSLVTEGVEVAVVIGGGNIFRGLGSDSGIERVQGDYMGMLATCINGMALQSALETLGVFTRMISAIEMRQIAEPYIRRRATRHLEKGRTLIFAGGTGNPYFTTDSAAALRASEINADVILKGTRVEGIYDKDPEKNTDAIKFDHLSFDDVIRMDLKVMDMTAFTICKENKIPIVVFDINRNDNLIRIVRGEKIGTTVF; translated from the coding sequence ATGATTAAGTTCAAACGAATTCTTCTTAAGCTCAGTGGAGAATCCCTTATGGGGGAGCAACAATTTGGCATTGAACCTGCGATGTTGCGTTACTATGCAGAACAAATAAAAAGTCTTGTAACCGAAGGGGTCGAAGTAGCCGTAGTGATTGGTGGTGGCAATATATTTAGAGGTTTAGGTTCAGATTCGGGAATTGAAAGAGTGCAAGGTGATTATATGGGCATGCTGGCGACCTGTATTAATGGTATGGCTCTGCAAAGTGCATTGGAAACTTTGGGCGTCTTTACACGAATGATTTCGGCCATAGAAATGAGACAAATAGCAGAACCATATATCAGAAGAAGGGCTACCAGACATCTCGAAAAAGGCAGAACACTTATTTTTGCTGGCGGAACTGGTAATCCCTATTTTACTACTGATTCTGCTGCTGCACTGAGAGCTAGTGAAATTAACGCGGATGTAATTTTAAAAGGAACCCGTGTAGAAGGTATTTATGATAAAGACCCTGAAAAAAATACAGATGCTATAAAATTTGATCACTTAAGTTTTGACGATGTTATTCGTATGGACCTTAAGGTTATGGATATGACTGCATTCACTATTTGTAAAGAAAACAAGATACCTATTGTCGTTTTTGACATTAACCGAAACGACAATTTGATCAGAATTGTAAGAGGTGAAAAAATAGGTACAACAGTATTCTAA